A genomic stretch from Bradyrhizobium sp. 195 includes:
- a CDS encoding class I SAM-dependent methyltransferase, which produces MDSIVQPAATEQPSSSRNRLLLTVYTAAIFVSALLLFSVQPLFTKMVLPRLGGSPAVWSVAMVFFQSLLLAGYAYAHLLMQARRRIVPVAVHLVLLIAAFATLPLGIASAYGEPPASGYAFWLLGLFVVSIGLPFFALAANNPLLQAWFVRTGHPAGHDPYFLYASSNIGSFLALLSYPFLLEPIFTLHTQNRFWTAGYGLLILLIGACGVLLLRSPKLAEVDARAEDAHAPAPGFVTRLRWIFLAAVPSGLLIAVTAHISTDVAAAPLLWVLPLSLYLLTWVVVFQSRPLLPHKWMLMLQPVAIAGVVVLLAFGGEQNLLLTLGGHQLCFFVIAMACHGELARTRPAAKYLTGFYVALSFGGMVGGLFAGLLAPFTFSWIAEYPILIALAALCRPLANERLAGIVKWYWLALAALAVALVVPSTTTGGLSTWFEDHRVWVAGSVGVLAALLALALNAGRWKIFATVALALALIRVYPADEGRVTTVRSFFGVHKIVVTPGGYFHVLMHGTTIHGAERFRNNDGTPVAGRPEPITYYHKDGGIGQAVSAIRERKATPLKVAAIGVGSGTLACAAAPGEDWTFFEIDQSMVDAARDPKNFRYISNCLPDMKPVIGDARLTFAKEPDGAYDLIIVDAYSSDAIPIHLATEEAMKIYKDKLAPHGAVVMHVSNRHLDLETVVVGIADANDLKSWVFNEDSGRDGDYIFSTDVVISAREDADIGRLAASKSWEQTEADDRVRVWTDDYSNILGALYRRLRDGE; this is translated from the coding sequence ATGGATTCGATCGTGCAACCTGCCGCCACGGAGCAGCCGTCTTCGTCGCGCAACCGGCTGCTGCTGACGGTCTACACCGCGGCGATCTTCGTCAGCGCTCTGCTGTTGTTCTCGGTGCAGCCGCTGTTCACGAAAATGGTGCTGCCGCGGCTCGGCGGCTCGCCGGCGGTGTGGTCGGTGGCAATGGTGTTCTTCCAGTCGCTGCTGCTGGCGGGCTACGCCTATGCGCATCTGCTGATGCAGGCGAGGCGCCGCATCGTTCCGGTCGCGGTGCATCTGGTGCTGCTGATCGCGGCCTTCGCCACGCTGCCGCTCGGCATCGCCTCCGCCTATGGCGAGCCGCCCGCTTCGGGCTATGCCTTCTGGCTGCTCGGCCTGTTCGTGGTCTCGATCGGCCTGCCGTTCTTTGCGCTCGCCGCGAACAATCCGCTGCTGCAAGCCTGGTTCGTCCGCACCGGCCATCCGGCCGGACACGATCCCTACTTCCTCTATGCCTCCTCCAACATCGGCAGCTTCCTTGCGCTGTTGTCCTATCCGTTCCTGCTGGAGCCGATATTCACGCTGCACACGCAGAACCGGTTCTGGACCGCCGGCTATGGCCTGCTGATCCTCCTGATCGGCGCCTGCGGTGTGCTGTTGTTGCGCTCGCCGAAGCTGGCTGAGGTCGATGCGCGAGCCGAGGACGCGCATGCGCCGGCGCCGGGCTTCGTGACGCGGCTGCGCTGGATCTTCCTCGCCGCCGTGCCGTCGGGCCTGCTCATCGCCGTCACAGCGCACATCTCGACCGACGTCGCGGCGGCGCCGCTGCTATGGGTGCTGCCGCTGTCGCTGTATCTGCTCACCTGGGTGGTGGTGTTCCAGTCGCGGCCGCTATTGCCGCACAAATGGATGCTGATGCTGCAGCCGGTCGCGATCGCGGGCGTCGTCGTCCTGCTGGCCTTCGGCGGCGAGCAGAACCTGCTGCTGACGCTCGGCGGTCATCAGCTCTGCTTCTTCGTCATCGCCATGGCGTGCCATGGCGAGCTGGCGCGGACGCGGCCGGCCGCCAAATATCTCACCGGCTTCTATGTCGCGCTGTCGTTCGGCGGCATGGTCGGTGGCCTGTTCGCGGGGCTGCTCGCGCCGTTCACCTTCTCGTGGATCGCCGAATATCCGATCCTGATCGCGCTTGCTGCGCTGTGCCGGCCGCTTGCGAACGAGCGGCTTGCGGGCATCGTCAAATGGTATTGGCTCGCACTCGCCGCGCTCGCGGTGGCGCTCGTCGTGCCGTCCACCACCACGGGCGGCCTCTCGACCTGGTTCGAAGATCACCGCGTCTGGGTCGCTGGCAGCGTCGGCGTGCTCGCAGCGCTGCTCGCGCTGGCGCTCAACGCCGGCCGCTGGAAGATTTTTGCGACCGTCGCGCTCGCGCTGGCGTTGATCCGGGTTTATCCGGCGGACGAGGGCCGCGTCACCACGGTGCGCAGCTTCTTCGGCGTGCACAAGATCGTGGTGACGCCCGGTGGCTATTTCCATGTGCTGATGCACGGCACCACCATCCACGGCGCCGAGCGTTTCCGCAACAATGACGGCACGCCGGTCGCTGGCCGGCCCGAGCCGATCACCTATTATCACAAGGATGGCGGCATTGGTCAGGCCGTCAGCGCGATCCGCGAGCGCAAAGCTACGCCGCTCAAGGTCGCCGCAATCGGCGTCGGATCGGGCACGCTCGCCTGTGCGGCCGCGCCTGGCGAGGACTGGACATTTTTTGAGATCGACCAGTCGATGGTCGATGCCGCGCGTGATCCCAAAAATTTCCGCTACATCTCGAACTGCCTGCCGGACATGAAACCGGTGATCGGCGATGCGCGCCTCACCTTCGCCAAGGAGCCCGACGGCGCCTACGACCTCATCATCGTCGATGCCTATTCGTCGGATGCGATCCCGATCCATCTTGCCACCGAAGAGGCGATGAAGATCTACAAGGATAAGCTCGCGCCGCACGGTGCCGTGGTCATGCACGTCTCCAACCGCCACCTCGATCTCGAGACCGTCGTGGTCGGCATTGCGGATGCCAACGATCTCAAGAGCTGGGTCTTCAATGAGGATTCGGGACGCGATGGTGACTACATTTTCTCGACCGACGTCGTCATCTCCGCGCGCGAGGATGCCGATATCGGCCGGCTCGCCGCCTCCAAATCATGGGAGCAGACCGAAGCCGACGACAGGGTGCGGGTCTGGACCGACGACTATTCCAACATCCTGGGCGCGCTTTATCGGCGTTTGAGGGACGGGGAGTAG
- a CDS encoding glycerophosphodiester phosphodiesterase has protein sequence MPSRAATIVTVFSILMAGQAMGFDLEAHRGGRALLPENTLPAFANALSMGVDTLELDVGVTADGEVVVSHERGLNPDLARDAGGAYVAAPGTPLVKLRLDEVRTYDVGQIRPDSAYAKQFPDQRALPGTRIPTLSELFALVRKSGNSRVRLNIETKIDPNHPDQSLDPQAFVAKLLGLIETETFSDRVMIQSFDWRTLQLVQQQAPKIPTVYLTLQRGSGQTVALDKATNWTAGFSPADHGGSLPWTIKAAGGAIWSPYFGDVTAALISEAHDLGLRVVVWTVNKREDMTRMIELGVDGMISDRPDLLRAVAGENGIALPAGTPVEP, from the coding sequence ATGCCATCACGTGCCGCGACCATCGTGACCGTGTTCTCGATTCTGATGGCGGGACAAGCCATGGGATTCGACCTCGAGGCGCATCGCGGCGGGCGGGCGCTATTGCCGGAAAACACCCTGCCGGCCTTCGCCAACGCGCTGTCGATGGGCGTGGACACGCTGGAGCTCGACGTCGGCGTGACCGCGGACGGCGAGGTCGTCGTCTCGCACGAGCGCGGGCTCAATCCTGATCTCGCGCGCGATGCAGGCGGTGCCTACGTCGCCGCACCCGGCACCCCGCTCGTGAAGCTGCGCCTCGACGAGGTCAGGACCTATGACGTCGGCCAGATCCGGCCGGACAGCGCCTATGCGAAACAATTCCCCGACCAGCGGGCCCTGCCGGGGACACGCATTCCCACCCTGAGCGAGCTGTTCGCGCTGGTGCGAAAATCCGGCAACTCGCGTGTACGCTTGAACATCGAGACCAAGATCGATCCGAACCATCCGGACCAATCCCTCGACCCGCAAGCCTTTGTCGCAAAGCTACTGGGACTGATCGAGACCGAAACGTTTTCCGACAGGGTCATGATCCAGTCCTTCGACTGGAGAACCTTGCAGCTCGTCCAGCAACAGGCTCCGAAGATCCCGACGGTGTACCTGACGCTCCAGCGCGGCTCAGGCCAGACGGTGGCGCTGGACAAGGCCACCAACTGGACGGCGGGCTTCAGCCCGGCCGATCACGGCGGTTCGCTGCCGTGGACGATCAAGGCTGCGGGCGGTGCGATCTGGTCGCCCTATTTCGGCGATGTGACCGCCGCGCTCATCTCGGAGGCCCACGACCTCGGATTGCGCGTGGTGGTGTGGACGGTCAACAAGCGCGAAGACATGACGCGGATGATCGAGCTCGGCGTCGACGGCATGATCTCGGACAGGCCGGACCTGTTGAGAGCCGTCGCGGGCGAGAACGGAATTGCGCTGCCGGCGGGGACGCCGGTCGAGCCGTAG
- a CDS encoding L,D-transpeptidase: protein MRFQIRSFFIAFTSLMLLSAGTAQAKVEITVDKDNQQMTVAVDGVARYHWPVSTGIPSRETPSGAFRTFRMEEDHYSKEFDDAPMPHAIFFTKVGHAIHGTDSVGRLGSPASHGCVRLSRQNASTLYALVQQQGVLNTTVTLTGSSQVALARNPRGRANTAVARAPQQPTEEQYATTGDPVNLTPPAQPARRYMPQDDNYIYPADGSDTGARYPAPRSANRPLYDAQVYQQQPQQYYNQGYGGQQGYYQPQPRQVYQPRGYYYQN, encoded by the coding sequence ATGCGTTTCCAGATACGTTCATTTTTCATTGCTTTCACATCCCTGATGCTTTTGAGCGCGGGCACCGCGCAGGCCAAGGTCGAGATCACCGTCGACAAGGACAACCAGCAGATGACCGTCGCCGTCGACGGCGTGGCGCGCTATCACTGGCCGGTGTCGACCGGCATCCCCTCGCGCGAGACGCCGAGCGGCGCGTTCCGTACCTTCCGGATGGAAGAGGATCACTACTCCAAGGAATTCGACGACGCGCCGATGCCGCACGCGATCTTCTTCACCAAAGTAGGTCACGCCATCCACGGTACGGACTCGGTTGGCCGCCTCGGCTCGCCCGCCTCCCATGGCTGCGTGCGGCTGTCGCGCCAGAATGCCTCGACGCTCTATGCGCTGGTGCAGCAGCAAGGCGTGCTCAACACCACGGTGACGCTGACCGGCTCGTCGCAAGTGGCCCTGGCACGTAATCCGCGTGGCCGCGCCAACACTGCGGTGGCGCGAGCTCCGCAGCAGCCCACTGAGGAGCAATACGCCACCACAGGCGATCCCGTGAACCTGACACCGCCGGCGCAGCCTGCCCGCCGCTACATGCCGCAGGACGACAACTACATCTATCCCGCTGACGGCAGCGACACCGGCGCGCGCTATCCCGCGCCGCGCTCGGCCAACCGTCCGCTCTACGACGCGCAGGTCTATCAGCAGCAGCCGCAGCAATACTACAATCAGGGCTACGGCGGTCAGCAGGGCTATTATCAGCCACAGCCCCGGCAGGTTTATCAGCCTCGCGGCTATTACTATCAGAACTGA
- a CDS encoding ABC transporter permease, whose protein sequence is MNHRAIRAIYLFEMARTWRTLLQSIVSPVVSTSLYFVVFGAAIGSRISQVEGVSYGTFIVPGLIMLSVLTQSIANASFGIYFPKFTGTIYEILSAPISYFEIVLGYVGAAATKSIILGLIILATAGLFVPLHIQHPVWMLAFLVLTAVTFSLFGFIIGIWADGFEKLQMIPMLVVTPLTFLGGSFYSIDMLPPTWRTVALLNPVVYLISGFRWSFYEISDVSVSVSIGMTVAFLVICLVVIWWIFRTGYRLKN, encoded by the coding sequence ATGAACCACCGCGCCATCCGCGCCATCTATCTGTTCGAAATGGCGCGCACCTGGCGCACGCTGCTGCAAAGCATCGTCTCGCCGGTGGTTTCCACCTCGCTGTATTTCGTGGTGTTCGGCGCCGCGATCGGCTCGCGCATCAGCCAGGTCGAGGGCGTCAGCTACGGCACCTTCATCGTGCCGGGCCTGATCATGCTCTCGGTGCTGACCCAGAGCATCGCCAACGCCTCGTTCGGCATCTACTTTCCGAAATTCACCGGCACGATCTACGAGATCCTGTCGGCGCCGATCTCCTATTTCGAGATCGTGCTCGGCTATGTCGGTGCCGCCGCGACCAAATCGATCATTTTGGGCCTCATCATCCTGGCAACAGCCGGTCTGTTCGTGCCGCTGCACATCCAGCACCCGGTCTGGATGCTGGCCTTCCTGGTGCTGACGGCGGTAACGTTCAGCCTGTTCGGTTTCATCATCGGCATCTGGGCCGATGGGTTCGAAAAGCTGCAGATGATCCCGATGCTGGTGGTGACGCCACTGACCTTCCTCGGCGGCAGCTTCTATTCCATCGACATGCTGCCGCCCACCTGGCGCACGGTGGCGCTGCTCAACCCGGTCGTCTATCTGATCTCCGGCTTCCGCTGGAGCTTCTATGAGATCTCGGATGTCAGCGTGTCCGTCAGCATCGGCATGACGGTGGCGTTCCTAGTGATCTGCCTGGTCGTGATCTGGTGGATTTTCAGGACGGGGTACCGGCTGAAGAATTGA
- a CDS encoding ABC transporter ATP-binding protein, whose product MSSIISVANLSKTYGSGFTALKNVNLDIKRGEIFALLGPNGAGKTTLISIICGIANASEGRVLVGGEDIRTSFRKARSLIGLVPQELHTDSFESVWATVSFSRGLFGKPKNPAHIEKVLKDLSLWDKKDNKIITLSGGMKRRVMIAKALSHEPQILFLDEPTAGVDVELRKGMWEVVRTLQQSGVTIILTTHYIEEAEEMADRIGVINKGEIVLIEDKTTLMQKLGKKRLTLHLQNKITSLPESLSHYELELCDAGATLVYDYDTKGERTGITSLLGDLRTAGIRFNDLDTTQSSLEDIFVDLVRTS is encoded by the coding sequence ATGTCCTCAATCATTTCCGTCGCCAATCTGTCCAAGACCTATGGGTCCGGCTTCACGGCGCTCAAGAACGTCAATCTCGATATCAAGCGCGGCGAGATCTTCGCGCTGCTCGGTCCCAACGGTGCGGGCAAGACCACGCTGATCTCGATCATCTGCGGCATCGCCAATGCCAGCGAAGGCCGCGTCCTCGTCGGCGGCGAAGACATCCGGACCTCCTTCCGCAAGGCGCGCTCGCTGATCGGACTCGTGCCGCAGGAATTGCACACCGACTCCTTCGAGAGTGTGTGGGCCACCGTGAGCTTCTCCCGCGGCCTGTTCGGCAAGCCGAAGAATCCTGCCCATATCGAGAAGGTGTTGAAGGACCTCTCGCTCTGGGACAAGAAGGACAACAAGATCATCACGCTGTCCGGCGGCATGAAGCGCCGCGTGATGATCGCCAAAGCGCTGTCGCACGAGCCGCAGATCCTGTTCCTGGACGAGCCGACCGCCGGCGTCGACGTCGAGCTGCGCAAGGGCATGTGGGAGGTGGTGCGCACCCTCCAGCAGTCCGGCGTCACCATCATCCTCACCACGCATTACATCGAGGAAGCCGAGGAGATGGCCGACCGCATCGGCGTCATCAACAAGGGCGAGATCGTGCTGATCGAGGACAAGACGACCTTGATGCAGAAGCTCGGCAAGAAGCGGCTGACGCTGCATCTGCAGAACAAGATCACGTCGCTGCCGGAAAGCCTCAGCCATTACGAGCTCGAACTCTGCGATGCCGGCGCGACGCTGGTCTACGACTACGACACCAAGGGCGAGCGCACCGGCATCACCAGCCTGCTCGGCGATCTCCGCACCGCCGGCATCCGCTTCAACGATCTCGATACGACGCAATCGTCGCTCGAGGACATCTTCGTCGATCTCGTGAGGACGTCATGA
- a CDS encoding cytochrome P450, which produces MSGIASSPVDPFAPDFLIDPYPAYEALRALGPAFALERYGVWAMAGYAEVEPALKDWKTFISGEGVGLHGMNPALPKPLTLQIDPPDHDKGRRVLGRTLSPGVARKLRETFQQEAERKVSELIDKGTFDAVTNLAEAYPMKVFPDAIGIRPDGREKLLAWSTFVFDSFGPDNEIQAASRKAGLAAQSWIMECCARAALQPDSLGMMIYQAADDGEITEHEATHLVRPFLTAGIDTTVNGIGNTLLALANHPEEYRKLHHRPELARNAFEEGLRYDSPIQTFFRTTSRDVEIGGGVIPAHRKVLLFMASANRDPARWDKPDRFEVERVATGHVGFGAGIHACVGQMIARLEGELIFSELARRVKTIELTAEPKRRLNNSLRGLASMPVRVTAA; this is translated from the coding sequence ATGAGCGGCATTGCATCCAGTCCGGTCGACCCGTTTGCGCCTGACTTCCTGATCGACCCCTATCCCGCCTATGAGGCGCTACGGGCGCTCGGGCCCGCATTCGCGTTGGAACGCTACGGCGTGTGGGCGATGGCAGGCTATGCCGAGGTCGAGCCGGCCCTGAAGGACTGGAAGACCTTCATCAGTGGGGAGGGCGTCGGGCTCCACGGGATGAACCCGGCGCTGCCAAAGCCGCTGACGCTGCAGATCGATCCGCCGGACCATGACAAGGGCCGGCGGGTGCTCGGCCGCACGCTGTCTCCGGGCGTTGCCAGGAAACTGCGCGAGACGTTCCAGCAGGAAGCGGAGAGAAAAGTTTCGGAGCTGATCGACAAGGGCACGTTCGATGCCGTGACCAATCTTGCCGAGGCCTATCCGATGAAGGTGTTTCCGGATGCGATCGGCATCCGGCCGGACGGCCGCGAGAAGCTGCTGGCCTGGAGCACGTTCGTGTTCGACAGCTTCGGCCCTGACAACGAGATCCAGGCCGCGTCGCGCAAGGCGGGCCTGGCGGCGCAGAGCTGGATCATGGAATGTTGCGCGCGAGCTGCGCTACAGCCCGACAGCCTCGGCATGATGATCTACCAGGCCGCCGACGACGGCGAGATCACCGAGCACGAGGCGACGCATCTGGTGCGTCCGTTCCTCACCGCGGGGATCGATACCACCGTCAACGGCATCGGCAACACCCTGCTCGCGCTCGCGAACCATCCGGAGGAATATCGCAAGCTGCATCACCGGCCTGAGCTGGCGCGCAATGCTTTCGAGGAGGGCCTGCGTTACGATTCACCGATACAGACGTTCTTTCGCACCACCTCGCGCGACGTCGAGATCGGTGGCGGCGTGATCCCGGCACACCGCAAGGTGCTGCTGTTCATGGCCTCCGCCAACCGCGATCCCGCGCGTTGGGACAAACCGGACCGTTTCGAGGTGGAACGGGTCGCGACCGGGCATGTCGGCTTCGGCGCAGGCATCCACGCCTGCGTCGGTCAGATGATCGCGCGCCTGGAAGGCGAATTGATCTTCAGCGAGCTCGCGAGGCGCGTGAAGACCATCGAGCTCACGGCGGAGCCGAAGCGCAGGCTCAATAACTCGCTGCGCGGGCTCGCGAGCATGCCGGTGCGGGTGACGGCTGCCTAG
- a CDS encoding ABC transporter substrate-binding protein has product MNSKFLHKLCMLAAMLTAAPAFAQDVVKIGILNDQSGPFASYQGIGSVVAAKMAVEDYGGKAAGKPVEVAAADHQNKTDIGIGIARRWYENEGVDAIFDLPNSSIALAVAGMSAEKNKVFVGSGAGTVLLTGEKCTPNTVHWTYDTYAYGRGLGKAIVQQGGKKWFFITADYAFGHDLEKQAAEAVKASGGEVLGSVRHPLGTADYASFLLQAQASGANVVGFANAGDDTITSMKQAAEFGLTKDRKLVGLILGMNGLPALGLKFAQGAQIMNPFYWDLNDGTRAFAKRFAERIPSKAYPNDMQAGVYASVIHYLKAVDKVGGAKDGKAVVAAMKELPTDDPLFGKGNIRKDGRKIHPLYLLQVKAPEESHSAWDLLKVVATIKGEDAFRSESEGHCPLTK; this is encoded by the coding sequence ATGAACAGCAAATTCCTGCATAAACTATGCATGTTGGCGGCAATGCTGACGGCCGCACCGGCATTCGCCCAGGACGTGGTGAAGATCGGCATCCTGAACGACCAATCGGGTCCGTTCGCCAGCTATCAGGGCATCGGCTCGGTCGTGGCCGCCAAAATGGCGGTCGAAGACTATGGCGGAAAGGCCGCCGGCAAGCCGGTCGAGGTCGCCGCCGCCGACCATCAGAACAAGACCGATATCGGCATCGGTATCGCCCGGCGCTGGTACGAGAACGAGGGTGTCGATGCGATCTTCGACCTTCCGAACTCGTCGATCGCGCTGGCGGTGGCCGGCATGAGCGCCGAGAAGAACAAGGTCTTCGTCGGATCGGGCGCCGGAACGGTGCTCCTGACCGGCGAGAAATGCACGCCGAACACCGTGCACTGGACCTACGACACCTATGCCTATGGGCGCGGTCTCGGCAAGGCGATCGTGCAGCAGGGCGGCAAGAAGTGGTTCTTCATCACCGCCGACTATGCCTTCGGCCATGATCTCGAGAAGCAAGCCGCAGAGGCCGTGAAGGCGTCCGGCGGCGAGGTACTCGGCAGCGTGCGGCATCCGCTGGGAACGGCCGACTACGCCTCTTTCCTGCTCCAGGCCCAGGCGTCGGGCGCGAACGTCGTCGGCTTCGCCAATGCTGGCGACGATACCATCACCTCGATGAAGCAGGCCGCCGAGTTCGGGCTGACCAAGGACCGCAAGCTGGTCGGATTGATCCTCGGCATGAACGGCCTGCCCGCACTCGGCCTGAAGTTTGCGCAAGGCGCGCAGATCATGAACCCGTTCTATTGGGATCTGAACGACGGCACGCGTGCTTTCGCCAAACGCTTCGCCGAACGCATTCCCTCGAAGGCCTATCCGAACGACATGCAGGCCGGCGTCTATGCCTCGGTCATTCACTATCTCAAGGCCGTCGACAAGGTCGGCGGCGCCAAGGACGGCAAGGCCGTGGTCGCGGCGATGAAGGAGTTGCCGACCGACGATCCGCTGTTCGGCAAGGGCAATATCCGCAAGGACGGACGCAAGATCCATCCGCTCTACCTGCTCCAGGTCAAGGCCCCCGAGGAGTCGCATTCGGCCTGGGATCTGCTGAAGGTCGTCGCCACGATCAAAGGCGAGGACGCATTCCGCTCCGAGAGCGAAGGCCACTGCCCGCTGACCAAGTAA
- a CDS encoding MarR family winged helix-turn-helix transcriptional regulator — translation MSSKALRPGAKSAPPSETPLDLRALQRTPGFMLRLAQLKFFEAFYEEFAALGLTPATYAIFAIIRDNPGVPPSSLASVLRLRLPNLIKILNELESSGFIKRHRSKSDRRAVELMLTPRGAKLIQDGARLTQPYNERMLAPLSQAEQRTLLELLNRILPF, via the coding sequence ATGAGCTCGAAAGCACTGAGACCCGGAGCCAAGTCCGCTCCGCCATCGGAGACACCGCTGGACCTGCGCGCGCTGCAGCGGACGCCCGGCTTCATGCTGCGCCTCGCTCAGCTGAAGTTCTTCGAAGCCTTCTACGAGGAGTTCGCCGCCTTGGGCCTGACTCCCGCGACCTATGCGATCTTCGCGATCATTCGCGATAATCCCGGCGTTCCCCCCAGCAGCCTCGCCAGCGTGCTCCGGCTACGCCTGCCGAACCTGATCAAGATCCTGAACGAGCTCGAATCATCCGGCTTCATCAAGCGCCATCGCTCGAAGTCCGATCGCCGCGCCGTCGAGCTGATGCTCACGCCAAGGGGCGCAAAACTCATTCAGGACGGGGCAAGGCTGACGCAGCCCTATAATGAACGGATGTTGGCGCCGCTCAGTCAGGCCGAGCAACGCACGCTGCTCGAACTGCTGAACCGGATTCTGCCGTTCTAG
- a CDS encoding LysM peptidoglycan-binding domain-containing protein encodes MIDLRRLVALAAVALLALSPGMAAASPAKSKPAAAVPAAPPPPPFEPLPPPNIYLFRGAMGPIFSTGMDRLGEKLTQAGFSADVYEFTLCRFIGNRVISSYKEKAAPIVLIGHSMGGLCSIVISEMAAKENIPISLVIAIDPAHATGDVPLNVERFINIFLSDSVLGGGDVVAVPGFRGHYASYDLKENARVSHINIEKSDDIHRQIVEMVTQLPRIPPQTQANAVPLRYLVPANTLVELWDSGVRLPVRRGDTMESIAAANRVPLWTLAQSNSLPENAQLTPGQTIIVPRHLTPPEPAAAMATPPAVAPAGRK; translated from the coding sequence ATGATTGATCTGAGGCGACTAGTCGCGCTGGCAGCCGTTGCACTGCTCGCCTTGAGCCCCGGCATGGCCGCTGCCTCACCCGCCAAGTCGAAGCCCGCTGCGGCCGTACCTGCCGCGCCGCCGCCGCCGCCGTTCGAGCCGTTGCCGCCGCCGAATATCTACCTGTTCCGTGGTGCCATGGGCCCCATCTTCTCGACCGGCATGGACCGGCTCGGCGAGAAACTGACCCAGGCCGGCTTCTCCGCCGACGTCTATGAATTCACCCTGTGCCGGTTCATCGGCAATCGCGTCATCTCCAGCTACAAGGAGAAGGCGGCGCCGATCGTGCTGATCGGCCACTCCATGGGCGGGCTGTGCTCGATCGTCATCTCCGAGATGGCGGCCAAGGAGAACATCCCGATCAGCCTCGTCATCGCCATCGATCCCGCGCACGCGACCGGTGACGTGCCGCTCAATGTCGAGCGCTTCATCAACATCTTCCTGTCCGACAGCGTGCTCGGCGGCGGCGACGTCGTCGCGGTCCCCGGCTTTCGCGGCCATTATGCGAGTTACGACCTGAAGGAAAACGCGCGCGTCTCGCACATCAACATCGAGAAGTCCGACGACATCCATCGCCAGATCGTCGAGATGGTGACGCAGTTGCCGCGCATTCCGCCGCAGACCCAAGCCAATGCCGTGCCGCTACGCTATCTCGTGCCAGCGAATACCCTGGTCGAATTGTGGGATAGCGGCGTGCGACTGCCGGTGCGCCGCGGCGACACCATGGAGAGCATCGCCGCCGCCAATCGCGTGCCGCTGTGGACGCTCGCGCAGAGCAATTCGCTGCCGGAAAACGCGCAGCTCACCCCGGGCCAGACCATCATCGTGCCGCGCCATCTGACGCCGCCCGAGCCGGCTGCCGCGATGGCGACACCGCCGGCGGTAGCACCGGCAGGGCGGAAGTAG
- a CDS encoding tartrate dehydrogenase — protein MRTHSIAAIPADGIGPEVISAGVRVLEALAKRSGDLTFNVKTFDWGSDYYKKHGVMMPADGLAELKKFDAIYFGAVGAPDVLDHITLWGLRLPICQGFDQYANVRPTKILPGVASPLRNVGVGDLDWVIVRENSEGEYAGMGGRAHKGLPEEVGTEVAVFTRVGVTRIMRYAFQLAQSRPRKFLTVVTKSNAQRHGMVMWDEIAAEVATEFPDVTWDKMLVDAMTVRMTLHPKSLDTIVATNLHADILSDLAGALAGSLGVAPTGNIDPQRRFPSMFEPIHGSAFDITGKGIANPVATFWTGAQMLEHLGEMDAASRLMTAVERVCAAGVLTPDVGGKATTKEVTDAVIDAIHGSNV, from the coding sequence ATGCGCACCCATTCGATCGCAGCAATCCCCGCCGACGGGATCGGCCCCGAGGTGATCTCGGCCGGTGTCCGCGTGCTGGAGGCGCTGGCGAAGCGCAGCGGCGACCTTACTTTCAACGTGAAGACGTTCGACTGGGGCTCGGACTATTACAAGAAGCACGGCGTCATGATGCCGGCTGACGGCCTCGCTGAACTGAAGAAGTTCGACGCGATCTATTTCGGCGCGGTCGGCGCGCCCGATGTGCTCGACCACATCACGCTGTGGGGCCTGCGGCTGCCGATCTGCCAGGGCTTTGACCAATATGCCAATGTGCGGCCAACCAAGATATTGCCGGGCGTCGCCTCGCCGCTGCGCAATGTCGGCGTCGGCGATCTCGACTGGGTGATCGTGCGCGAGAACTCGGAGGGCGAATATGCCGGCATGGGCGGCCGCGCGCACAAAGGCCTGCCGGAAGAGGTCGGCACCGAAGTGGCGGTCTTCACCCGCGTCGGCGTCACCCGCATCATGCGCTATGCGTTCCAGCTCGCGCAGTCGCGTCCGCGCAAATTCCTGACCGTCGTGACCAAGTCGAACGCGCAGCGCCACGGCATGGTGATGTGGGACGAGATCGCGGCCGAGGTCGCGACCGAATTCCCCGACGTCACCTGGGACAAGATGCTGGTCGACGCCATGACGGTGCGCATGACGCTGCATCCGAAGAGCCTCGACACCATCGTCGCGACCAATCTGCATGCCGACATCCTGTCCGACCTCGCCGGCGCGCTGGCCGGCAGCCTCGGCGTGGCGCCGACCGGCAATATCGATCCGCAGCGGCGCTTCCCCTCGATGTTCGAGCCGATCCACGGCTCGGCCTTCGACATCACCGGCAAGGGCATCGCCAATCCGGTCGCGACCTTCTGGACCGGCGCGCAGATGCTCGAGCATCTCGGCGAGATGGATGCCGCCTCGAGGCTGATGACCGCCGTCGAGCGCGTCTGCGCCGCCGGTGTGCTGACGCCCGACGTCGGCGGCAAGGCGACGACGAAGGAAGTGACGGACGCCGTGATCGACGCGATCCACGGGTCGAACGTCTAA